A region from the Francisella orientalis FNO12 genome encodes:
- a CDS encoding RluA family pseudouridine synthase, protein MNKVQFIEVADDVIEQRIDNFLISKFSRLPKSLIYRWIRKGELRVNKKRVKQTGRVSARDIIRVPPFSLEESVEVIKVSKSHLDFLEQRILYETDDYIVVDKPSGMAVHGGSRVNSGLVERLRQLRPKVRRLDLVHRLDKETSGCVLLAKKHSSLVYFFDIFKERKVNKIYYALVHGHWDERIDTIDLPLSRTETKDGQRIVKVDKREGKRALTRILSVQKIGDYSLLEIKLETGRTHQIRVHTRAMGYPIVADKKYGYMSDDKKLLAKGVDKLLLHAGKLEFYDKKLRRFISIEAKLDSRFDEFVKTK, encoded by the coding sequence GATAATTTCTTGATAAGTAAGTTTTCACGTTTACCAAAATCATTAATTTACCGCTGGATTCGTAAAGGTGAATTACGGGTTAATAAAAAAAGGGTTAAACAAACCGGTCGTGTAAGTGCTAGAGATATTATTAGAGTACCGCCTTTTAGCTTAGAAGAAAGTGTAGAAGTTATAAAAGTATCTAAATCTCATTTGGATTTTTTAGAGCAACGAATTTTATATGAGACAGATGATTATATCGTTGTTGATAAACCATCAGGTATGGCTGTCCATGGCGGTTCTAGGGTTAATTCGGGTTTGGTGGAACGGTTAAGACAGTTGCGTCCTAAGGTTAGACGCTTGGATTTGGTGCATAGACTTGATAAAGAAACATCAGGTTGTGTGCTGTTAGCGAAGAAACATAGCTCATTGGTTTATTTTTTTGATATTTTCAAAGAGCGTAAAGTAAATAAGATTTATTATGCTTTAGTTCATGGTCATTGGGATGAAAGAATAGATACAATTGACTTGCCATTAAGTCGTACAGAAACTAAAGATGGCCAACGAATAGTTAAAGTTGATAAGCGAGAAGGTAAAAGAGCTCTTACAAGAATATTGTCAGTACAAAAAATAGGCGATTACAGCTTACTAGAAATCAAGTTAGAAACTGGTAGAACACATCAAATTAGAGTTCATACAAGAGCTATGGGATATCCTATTGTTGCTGATAAGAAATATGGTTATATGAGTGATGATAAAAAACTACTAGCTAAAGGAGTTGATAAGTTATTGCTTCATGCTGGTAAATTAGAGTTTTATGATAAGAAGCTGCGGAGGTTTATATCTATTGAAGCAAAATTAGACTCAAGGTTTGATGAGTTCGTTAAAACAAAATAG